The proteins below come from a single Comamonas antarctica genomic window:
- a CDS encoding I78 family peptidase inhibitor: protein MPLRTAPLLVSATALALLAGCSNMNAPWSSGSSSTERAPAPKQICNAQPAQSFVGRTNTAQNLEQARQRAGAGMARVIHPGQMTTKEFNAERLNLEVDATGRILAVRCG from the coding sequence ATGCCGCTGCGCACCGCCCCCCTTCTGGTTTCCGCCACCGCCCTCGCCCTGCTCGCGGGCTGCAGCAATATGAACGCCCCCTGGAGCAGCGGCAGCAGCAGTACCGAGCGCGCGCCCGCGCCCAAGCAGATCTGCAACGCCCAGCCGGCGCAAAGCTTCGTCGGCCGCACCAACACCGCGCAAAACCTCGAACAGGCGCGCCAGCGCGCCGGCGCGGGCATGGCCCGCGTGATCCATCCAGGCCAGATGACCACCAAGGAATTCAACGCCGAGCGCCTGAATCTCGAAGTGGATGCCACCGGCCGCATTCTCGCCGTGCGCTGCGGCTGA